CTTCTTGAAAAAATTAAAAAACAGATGAATAATTAGTAAGTTAGCATCTTGAATAATTCATATATCATATACATGAAGAAAATAAGCCTGATCTATTTTTTAAGCTTATTGGCACTAAGCACAGCTTGCAGTACTGAAAAAGAATATTTGGTTACCTTCCATACCGCGTACGGAGACATGCAGGCGGTTCTTTACGATGCTACTCCCGAACACAAAGAAAACTTCATAGAACTTGCTCAAAGTGGAAAATATGATAGTACTATTTTTCATAGGGTGATTGAGGATTTTATGGTGCAAGGTGGAGATTTGAGTACTGCTCCTCATTACAATCCTGAGGAGGACTCAGTGGATTATACCATACCGGCTGAGTTTGTAGATACCCTCTTTCATAAGAAAGGTGCTCTGGCGGCCGCTCGTCAGGGAGATCAGGTAAATCCTGAAAGAGCTTCCAGTGGCAGCCAGTTTTATATTGTACAGGGTATCGTCTATTCTGAAGATGAACTTCTGACAGATATGAACAAACTGGCAGAAGGGATAAGAAAGCTGCTGCAGAATGATGGTTATGAAGATCTTGGTCAGGAGCTAATGAATTTATATCAAAGCGGTGATATGAAGGCTTATACAGATAAAATGGTATCGCTTAAACCGGTAGTAGAAGAAGAGTTGAATATTGAAGTAGACCGTAAATATCCTAAAGAAAGACTACAGGCCTATACTACGATTGGAGGTACTCCTCATCTGGACGATACTTACACTGTATTTGGTGAGGTTATTGATGGTTTAGAAGTAATTGACTCTATTGCGGCTCAGCCTACTGGTGCGATGGATAAGCCAA
This window of the Porifericola rhodea genome carries:
- a CDS encoding peptidylprolyl isomerase, which gives rise to MKKISLIYFLSLLALSTACSTEKEYLVTFHTAYGDMQAVLYDATPEHKENFIELAQSGKYDSTIFHRVIEDFMVQGGDLSTAPHYNPEEDSVDYTIPAEFVDTLFHKKGALAAARQGDQVNPERASSGSQFYIVQGIVYSEDELLTDMNKLAEGIRKLLQNDGYEDLGQELMNLYQSGDMKAYTDKMVSLKPVVEEELNIEVDRKYPKERLQAYTTIGGTPHLDDTYTVFGEVIDGLEVIDSIAAQPTGAMDKPNRNIYLSVDVKEVSKKEITKKFGYHFPAEE